GGGGAGCCGGCGTGAGCGATTCCGAGCACCCGGAGGCCGCCGACGCCACCGCGGCCGACGAACAGGCCGACCCCGCCCGGGACGGGGCCGAGTCCGCGTCCTCCGACGAGGAGTTCGAGGGTCCGCGCCGACGGGCCCGCCGCGAGCGCGCCGAGCGCCGGGCCGCCCAGCAGCGCGCGCGGGCGATCGAGGAGGCCCGCCGGGAAGCCAAGCGCCGCCTGCGCGGCAGCGCCACCGCGACCGCCGCGCGGCCGGTGCCGCGCGGGGCGGTGCGGGGCCTCAAGATGCTGCTGTGGGGGGTGCTGGCGGTGGTGGTCACGATCGGGCTCGGCACGGCGCTGTACTTCACCCCGGTGATGTCGGTGCGCAACCTCGAGGTCGTCGGGCTGGCCGCGATCGACCGATCCGAGGTCCTCGACGCCGCGCAGGTCGCCCCGGGCACGCCGCTGCTGCAGGTCGACACCGACGCGGTCGCCGACCGGGTGGCGACGATTCGGCGGGTGGCCCGCGCGCGGGTACAGCGCCAATATCCGTCGACGCTGCGGATCACCATCGTCGAACGGGTGCCGGTGGCGGTGAAGGATTTCCCCGACGGCCCGCACCTGTATGACCGTGACGGCGTCGACTTCGCCACCGGGCCGCCACCGCCGTCGCTGCCGTATCTCGACGTGGACCATCCCGGACCGGCCGACCCGGCGACCACCGCCGCGCTTGACGTCCTCACCGCGCTGCAACCCGAGGTGGTCGCCCAGGTCGGCCAGATCGCCGCACCGTCGGTCGCCTCGATCACGCTGACCCTCGTCGACGGACGCACCGTGATCTGGGGGACCTCCGACCGCACCCAGAAGAAGGCCGACACCCTCGCGGCGCTGTTGACCCAGCCCGGTGAGGTCTACGACGTGTCCAGCCCGGATCTGCCCACGGTGCGCTGACCGGCCCGAGACGCGGCGGGAAAAATTCGCGGAGCGCCCGTCGGCGCGCCTTCCCGGTTCCGACGGCTTTCGCCCCTACCGTTCTGTTTGCACGGAACTACTTGACATAACTCTAAGTCTCTGGTTGAGGTTGAGGGTTTGCCAGGGGTTCCGGTACCGATAAACCCGTCAGGGAGGAACGAATGATGACCGCCCCGCACAACTACCTCGCCGTCATCAAAGTCGTGGGCATCGGCGGCGGTGGCGTCAACGCCGTCAACCGGATGATCGAGCAGGGGCTCAAGGGCGTGGAGTTCATCGCGATCAACACCGATGCCCAGGCGCTGTTGATGAGCGACGCCGACGTCAAGCTCGACGTCGGACGCGAATCGACCCGCGGGCTCGGCGCCGGCGCCGACCCGGAGGTCGGGCGCAAGGCCGCCGAGGACGCCAAGGACGAGATCGAGGAGTTGCTGCGCGGCGCCGACATGGTCTTCGTCACCGCCGGGGAGGGCGGCGGCACCGGCACCGGCGGGGCGCCGGTGGTCGCCTCGATCGCCCGCAAACTCGGCGCGCTCACCGTCGGGGTGGTCACCCGGCCGTTCTCGTTCGAGGGCAAGCGACGCTCTGCCCAGGCCGAGGCCGGGATCACCGAGTTGCGGGAGAGCTGCGACACCCTCATCGTCATCCCCAACGACCGGCTGCTGCAGATGGGCGACGCCGCGATCTCGCTGATGGACGCCTTCCGCAGCGCCGACGAGGTGCTGCTCAACGGGGTGCAGGGCATCACCGACCTGATCACCACACCGGGGCTGATCAACGTCGACTTCGCCGACGTCAAGGGCGTGATGTCCGGGGCGGGCACCGCCCTGATGGGCATCGGGTCGGCCCGCGGGGACGGCCGGGCGCTCAAGGCCGCCGAGATCGCGATCAACTCGCCGCTGCTGGAAGCCTCGATGGAGGGCGCCCAGGGGGTGCTGATGTCGATCGCCGGCGGCAGCGACCTGGGGCTCTTCGAGATCAACGAGGCCGCCTCGCTGGTGCAGGACGCCGCCCACCACGAGGCCAACATCATCTTCGGCACCGTCATCGACGACTCGCTCGGCGACGAGGTGCGGGTGACCGTGATCGCCGCCGGGTTCGACGCCAGCGGCCCGAGCCGCAAACCGGTGGTCGGCGCCGCGCCGGGCACCCCGGCGGGGCAGCAGGCGGCGACGTCGGCTGGAGCCTCCGGCGGCGGCAGCGGCCAGTCGATCGCGCCCGGGCAGGCGGGGCGGGTGTCGGCGTCGCTGTTCGAGCCCGCCGATGCGTCGAGCATCCCGGCACCGACCAACGGGGCGACGGTCAGCGTCGGGGGCGGTCGCGACGACGAGGATGACGACGACGTCGACGTCCCCCCGTTCATGCGTCGCTGACCCACGCCGGCCGATGAGCGTGCGGATCCGGCGGGTGACCACCACCCGGGCCGGCGGTGTCTCGGCACCGCCGTTCGACAGCTTCAACCTCGGCGACCACGTCGGCGACGCCCCGGCGGCGGTGGCGGCCAACCGGTCCCGGTTGGCCACCGTGATCGGGCTGCCCACCGAGCGGGTGATCTGGATGCACCAGGTGCACGGCACCCGGGTGCAGCGGGTGTCGGGCCCCGGCCCGACCCTGCCGGACACCGACGCGCTGGTGACCACCGAGCCGACGCTGGCGCTGGCCGTGGTCACCGCCGACTGCGTACCGGTGTTGCTCGCCGATGCGCGCGCCGGGGTCATCGGCGCCGCCCACGCAGGCCGGGTCGGTGCCCAGCACGGCGTGGTGTCGGCCACGGTCGAGGCCATGATCGCCGCCGGAGCCGAGCGGCAGGACATCTCGGCGTTTCTGGGCCCGGCGGTCAGCGGCGCCCACTACGAGGTGCCCGCCGCCATGGCCGACGAGGTCGAGGCCGCCCTGCCGGGCAGTCGCACCGTGACCGTCGCGGGCACCCCCGGGTTGGATCTGCGAGCCGGAATCACTTGCCAGCTCAGCTCTTTGGGGATCACGGCGATCGATGCCGATCCACGCTGCACGGTCGCCGACCCGGAACTGTTCAGCCATCGACGCGGCGCCCCCACCGGCCGGCTGGCGTCACTGGTGTGGATGGAGTGACGGCCGTGACGGGAGTTCTGGCCGCCGCCGACGCCGGCAGCGGGGACCGTCCCGGGGTCCGCCGGCCGTCGGTGAGCATGGAGAACCCGGGTGAATCGGGATGGCGCGGTGCGCGTGTCGGTACCGCGGTTACCGCGACGCGGCGGTTACGGTCACCGTGAATCGTCACTCCAGTCACATCTTCATCACAGACATCATCTCGCTAAGAAGGGCCCCGCGATGAGCACACTGCACAAGGTCAAGGCCTACTTCGGTATGGCTCCCATGGAGGACTACGACGACGAGTACTACGAAGACGACGCCCGCGCCCCGATGCGCGGATACGGTCGGCGGGGCGACCGGTTCGTCGACGAGGAGTTCGACCGCTTCGAGCGCGACTACGAGGACCCTCGTGATCCCCGTGACCTGCGCGATCTGCGGGATCCGCGTGGCGACCTCGATGACTTCCCCCCGGGCGCCTACCGCGGTGGCTACGACGGCGACCCGCGGGAGCCGCGGTTTCGGCCGCGGGAATTCGAGCGCCCGCATGACATGGGCCGCAGCCGGTTCGGGGCCCTGCGCGGGGCCACCCGGGGGTCGCTGGCGATGTATCCGCGGCGGATGGCCATGCTGTTCGACGAGAGCAGCCCGATGTCGAAGATCACCACACTGCGGCCCAAGGACTACAGCGAGGCCCGCACCATCGGGGAGCGGTTCCGCGACGGCACCCCGGTGATCATGGACCTGGTGTCGATGGACAACGCCGACGCCAAACGGTTGGTCGATTTCGCCGCCGGGCTGGCGTTCGCGCTGCGCGGCTCCTTCGACAAGGTGGCGACCAAGGTGTTCCTGCTCTCGCCGGCCGACGTCGACGTCACCCCCGAGGAACGGCGCCGGATCGCCGAGACCGGCTTCTACGCCTACCAGTAGGACCCCAGCAGCACCCCGATCGACCGGGTCGCGCCGCGGCCCCGAGGACGCACCGGGCGTGCGGGTCGCCGTCGGGTGATCGGTAGGGTGGTCGGCGTCGGGCTGGCCGCCGGTCAGCGATCCGTGCTCATCGGAGTGGTCGGTTTAGGTGGCTTAGATGGCGTTGTTCTTCGGGATTCTCGGTTTTGCCCTGTTCTTGTTCTGGCTGTTGCTGATCGCGCGGATCGTCATCGAGTTCGTCCGATCGCTGAGTCGGGATTGGCACCCCCGCGGGTTCACCGTGGTGATTCTCGAGGTCATCATGAGCGTCACCGATCCACCGGTGAAACTGTTGCGCCGGTTGATCCCCCAGCTGACCATCGGTTCGATCCGGCTGGACCTGTCGATCATGCTGTTGCTGGTGGTGGCCTTCTTCGGGATGGAACTGGCGTTCAGCCAGGCCACGGGGTAGTTTCGGCGGCTACAACGGCCTCGTCAACGCCACCGGACCGTGTCAAAATTGAGATTGAAAATCCGTCTTATTTCCTGGGCAGCAGGGTAATCTGCGCGTCAGGTGTGACAGGATGGACGCCAGTTACTGCACAGGTACCGTATCGTTCAGCACGATCACATCAGTTCGATAATGCGACGGTCCAGACTTGAGGGGTTCGACAATGCCGCTGACACCAGCCGATGTGCACAATGTGGCGTTCAGTAAGCCGCCGATCGGGAAGCGCGGCTACAACGAAGACGAGGTCGACGCATTCCTCGACCTGGTGGAGGCCGAGTTGGCCCGGCTGCTGGAGGAGAACTCCGACCTGCGTCAGCGTGTCAGTGAACTCGACCAGGAGCTGACCACCGCGCGGGCCGGCGGTGGGGCCGCCGCGCAGCCCACCCCGGCGGTGCCGCTGTACACCCCGGAGCCCGAACCCGAGCCCGAGCCGGTGCGCGAGCCCTCACGTGCGGTCAGCGGCGGCACCGACGAGCAACACCTCAAGGCGGCAGCCCGCGTGCTCAGCATGGCCGAGGACCAGGCCGAGCGGATGACCAGCACCGCGCGCACCGAGTCGGACAAGATGATGTCCGACGCCCGCGCCAACGCCGACCAGATCGTCACCGAGGCCCGCCAGACCGCCGAGACCACGGTGGCCGACGCCCGCCAGCGCGCCGACGCGCTGCTCGCCGACGCGCAGAGCCGCTCGGAGGCCCAGCTGCGCCAGGCCCAGGAGAAGGCCGATGCGCTGCAGGCCGACGCCGAACGCAAGCACTCCGAGATCATGGGCAACATCAACCAGCAGCGGACCGTGCTCGAAGGGCGTCTCGAACAGTTGCGGACCTTCGAACGCGAGTACCGCACCCGGCTCAAGACCTACCTGGAGTCCCAGCTGGAGGAGCTCGGCCAGCGCGGGTCGGCCGCCCCGGTGGACACCAGTGCCGCGGGCGATCCGGGCGGTTACGGTCAGTACAACCGGGGAAGCAACTAACTTCGCCATCGCCTACCGCGATGTCGGGAGCAACACGGTTGGAGGATAGACGGTGCTGATCATCGCGTTGGTCCTGGCGGTCATCGGCTTGGCCGCACTGGTCTTTGCCATCGTCACCAGCAACGCCCTGGTGGCGTGGGTCTGCATCGGCGCCAGCGTGCTCGGGGTGTTGCTGTTGACCGCCGACGCGGTGCGCGAACGCCGGCGCCGCAGCGTCAGCGCCGCCGAGAACGAGCAACCCGACATCGCCGACCCCGATACCGCCGAGGACGCCGCGGATCTCGAGGACACCGCCGACGGTGCGAGCCCGGACACCGGCGAGACCGGCACCGAGGACGCCGAGGACACCGGGGACACTGCGGGCGCCGAGGACGGCGCGGACGCCGAGGACACCGAGGACGCCGCCGACGGTGGCGCGGCCACCGACTCCGATCCCGCCGACGGTGCCACCGAGGACGCTGAACACCGCGACAGCTGAACCGCCTCGCAGCGCGGTCAGCGCGGGGCGGCCAGCAGGGCGCGGACCTCGTCGTCGCTGACCTGATGGAAGTCGACGAAGGCCTGCCCGACCGCCTCGAACGCCTCCGGGGTGTACACCGCCACCACCGCGTCGGCCTCCCGGCCCAGCGTCTCCGAGACCGACGGCGGGGCGACCGGCACGGCCACCACCACCGCGGCCGGGCCGCCGGCGCGCACCGCCTGCACCGCCACCCGCATGCTGGCCCCGGTGGCGATGCCGTCGTCGACGAGCAGCACCGTCTTGTCGCGCACCGCCACCGGCGGTCGATCACCCCGGTAGGCGCGTTCCCGTCGGTGTAACTCGGTGCGCTCCCGGTCGATGACCCGCTGCAGCTGCTCGTCGCCGACCCGGGCGTCGGCGATCAC
This sequence is a window from Mycolicibacillus parakoreensis. Protein-coding genes within it:
- a CDS encoding cell division protein FtsQ/DivIB, encoding MSDSEHPEAADATAADEQADPARDGAESASSDEEFEGPRRRARRERAERRAAQQRARAIEEARREAKRRLRGSATATAARPVPRGAVRGLKMLLWGVLAVVVTIGLGTALYFTPVMSVRNLEVVGLAAIDRSEVLDAAQVAPGTPLLQVDTDAVADRVATIRRVARARVQRQYPSTLRITIVERVPVAVKDFPDGPHLYDRDGVDFATGPPPPSLPYLDVDHPGPADPATTAALDVLTALQPEVVAQVGQIAAPSVASITLTLVDGRTVIWGTSDRTQKKADTLAALLTQPGEVYDVSSPDLPTVR
- the ftsZ gene encoding cell division protein FtsZ; this encodes MTAPHNYLAVIKVVGIGGGGVNAVNRMIEQGLKGVEFIAINTDAQALLMSDADVKLDVGRESTRGLGAGADPEVGRKAAEDAKDEIEELLRGADMVFVTAGEGGGTGTGGAPVVASIARKLGALTVGVVTRPFSFEGKRRSAQAEAGITELRESCDTLIVIPNDRLLQMGDAAISLMDAFRSADEVLLNGVQGITDLITTPGLINVDFADVKGVMSGAGTALMGIGSARGDGRALKAAEIAINSPLLEASMEGAQGVLMSIAGGSDLGLFEINEAASLVQDAAHHEANIIFGTVIDDSLGDEVRVTVIAAGFDASGPSRKPVVGAAPGTPAGQQAATSAGASGGGSGQSIAPGQAGRVSASLFEPADASSIPAPTNGATVSVGGGRDDEDDDDVDVPPFMRR
- the pgeF gene encoding peptidoglycan editing factor PgeF: MSVRIRRVTTTRAGGVSAPPFDSFNLGDHVGDAPAAVAANRSRLATVIGLPTERVIWMHQVHGTRVQRVSGPGPTLPDTDALVTTEPTLALAVVTADCVPVLLADARAGVIGAAHAGRVGAQHGVVSATVEAMIAAGAERQDISAFLGPAVSGAHYEVPAAMADEVEAALPGSRTVTVAGTPGLDLRAGITCQLSSLGITAIDADPRCTVADPELFSHRRGAPTGRLASLVWME
- a CDS encoding cell division protein SepF, whose protein sequence is MSTLHKVKAYFGMAPMEDYDDEYYEDDARAPMRGYGRRGDRFVDEEFDRFERDYEDPRDPRDLRDLRDPRGDLDDFPPGAYRGGYDGDPREPRFRPREFERPHDMGRSRFGALRGATRGSLAMYPRRMAMLFDESSPMSKITTLRPKDYSEARTIGERFRDGTPVIMDLVSMDNADAKRLVDFAAGLAFALRGSFDKVATKVFLLSPADVDVTPEERRRIAETGFYAYQ
- a CDS encoding YggT family protein, with protein sequence MALFFGILGFALFLFWLLLIARIVIEFVRSLSRDWHPRGFTVVILEVIMSVTDPPVKLLRRLIPQLTIGSIRLDLSIMLLLVVAFFGMELAFSQATG
- the wag31 gene encoding DivIVA-like cell division protein Wag31; translated protein: MPLTPADVHNVAFSKPPIGKRGYNEDEVDAFLDLVEAELARLLEENSDLRQRVSELDQELTTARAGGGAAAQPTPAVPLYTPEPEPEPEPVREPSRAVSGGTDEQHLKAAARVLSMAEDQAERMTSTARTESDKMMSDARANADQIVTEARQTAETTVADARQRADALLADAQSRSEAQLRQAQEKADALQADAERKHSEIMGNINQQRTVLEGRLEQLRTFEREYRTRLKTYLESQLEELGQRGSAAPVDTSAAGDPGGYGQYNRGSN
- a CDS encoding phosphoribosyltransferase, with the protein product MGTLGGFRGFRGFRNRREAGRAVAELLTSYRGRSDLLVLGLARGGMPVAAEVAAALDAPLDVFLVRKLGVPHWPELAMGALASGDTVVLNDAVIADARVGDEQLQRVIDRERTELHRRERAYRGDRPPVAVRDKTVLLVDDGIATGASMRVAVQAVRAGGPAAVVVAVPVAPPSVSETLGREADAVVAVYTPEAFEAVGQAFVDFHQVSDDEVRALLAAPR